From a single Cryptococcus neoformans var. neoformans B-3501A chromosome 3, whole genome shotgun sequence genomic region:
- a CDS encoding hypothetical protein (HMMPfam hit to Ribosomal_S15, Ribosomal protein S15, score: 58.2, E(): 2.1e-14): MSRQNLLFTTLRATFAPLAGPSTPRAFSSSQPSLVSTRKLVAKRRKAANLALQASRVRKPDSIDPVLGRVQYKGEAPTNPWEGCRLQRVLLDYNAIAYSMPPDYTAGEQPPYLLPGVSKEDAELLFRAVPHASTELRYASGQGSEKTEQEQARQSEMMMRILDLRNANKNAINVLNRQRVIDEFGAGVDSGSSAVQAALLTAKIHNLLSHIEENPRDTSNKRALRLLVQERARHLKYWKRKQGEEAYDKLLTDLGLQREAVEGELFIGF; the protein is encoded by the exons ATGTCTCGCCAGAACTTGCTATTCACGACCCTCAGAGCCACGTTTGCCCCCCTCGCAGGTCCATCCACACCTCGtgccttttcctcttcccagcCATCCCTTGTATCCACTCGCAAGCTCGTCGCAAAGAGACGCAAAGCTGCAAACCTAGCACTTCAAGCTTCCCGAGTGCGCAAACCAGATTCAATAGATCCTGTTCTAGGCCGTGTACAGTACAAGGGGGAGGCGCCTACAAATCCTTGGGAAGGATGTCGGTTACAACGCGTCCTTTTGGACTATAATGCCATTGCCTACTCCATGCCTCCAGATTACACTGCTGGTGAACAACCCCCCTACCTCTTACCAGGTGtgagcaaggaagatgcCGAGCTACTGTTCAGAGCTGTGCCCCATGCAAGCACGGAGCTCAGGTACGCTAGTGGACAAGGTAGTGAGAAAACCGAGCAGGAACAAGCGAGACAGAgcgagatgatgatgagaatcCTGGATTTAAGAAACGCGAATAAAAATGCGATCAATGTTTTAAACAGACAACGAGTGATCGACGAGTTTGGGGCGGGTGTTGACAGTGGTAGCTCTGCAGTTCAAG CCGCATTATTAACTGCCAAAATTCACAACCTGTTATCACATATTGAAGAGAACCCTAGAGATACCTCGAACAAGCGTGCTCTTCGGCTACTTGTTCAAGAGCGAGCTAGACATCTCAAAtattggaagaggaagcaggGAGAGGAGGCTTACGATAAGCTTCTGACCGATCTTGGCCTTCAGCGAGAAGCTGTCGAAGGGGAGCTGTTCATCGGCTTTTGA
- a CDS encoding hypothetical protein (Match to ESTs gb|CF191248.1|CF191248, gb|CF191247.1|CF191247; HMMPfam hit to Transp_cyt_pur, Permease for cytosine/purines, uracil, thiamine, allantoin, score: 13.3, E(): 4e-08), protein MSDIEKGLQPLDAPKVSDSYEGLPTVDAGVYSGKHNAGEPTSRWAKFDELNRKLEHKMGIESRGIERVSESDRTDTRLHGNLFIWASANTVLPTLGVGILGPLLFGLGLGDSMLSVFFFNAATACIPAFMSTFGPKLGLRQMTSARYSWGFWGAKLVALLNCIACVGWSIVNTISGAQTLVAVSEYKISAAVGVVIIALVTLFIGLFGYRFVHQYERYSWLPTFITFLVMLGVSAKHLANVPWGVGQAEAAGVLSFGGTIWGFAIGWSSLSSDFNVYMPAEAKSWKVFAWTYTGLIFPLVLVEWLGAAIGCAALVVTDWSDAYHEHELGGLVGAVFIPSMHNGGKFFMTLLVLSVVANNTVNVYSMGLSVSVISNWLAAIPRLVWPCVITAIYIPVAIVGASSFATSLENFLNVLGYWLSIYATVVIEEHFIFRKGRYENYEAASTWNRSDRLPVGFAAIAAGCCGAAGAVLGMAQAWFTGPIGKKVGGTADPSGGDIGWLLAFAFTGVTYPAFRVLEKKWLRR, encoded by the exons ATGTCAGATATCGAGAAGGGACTCCAGCCTCTTGATGCCCCTAAGGTTTCAGACTCATACGAGGGTCTCCCTACCGTTGATGCGGGAGTTTATTCTGGAAAGCACAACGCTGGAGAACCGACCAGTCGCTGGGCGAAATTTGATGAGCTGAATAGGAAGTTGGAGCACAAGATGGGTATTGAGTCG AGAGGCATCGAACGCGTTTCTGAGTCTGATCGTACGGATACGCGACTT CATGGAAACCTTTTCATATGGGCAAGTGCCAACACGGTGCTGCCTACGCTAG GCGTCGGTATCCTTGGTCCACTCCTTTTTGGCCTTGGCCTGGGAGATTCGATGTTGTCagtctttttcttcaacGCTGCTACCGCCTGCATTCCGGCTTTCATGTCTACTTTCGGACCCAAACTTGGCCTTCGTCAAATGACTTCAGCGAGGTACTCGTGGGGTTTCTGGGGGGCAAAGTTAGTAGCCTTACTCAACTGCATCGCGTGTGTTGGCTGGTCCATCGTAAACACCATATCTGGCGCTCAAACCCTTGTGGCGGTCTCCGAATACAAGATCTCCGCTGCGGTGGGCGTTGTAATTATTGCCCTCGTCACACTTTTCATTGGCCTCTTTGGCTATCGATTTGTACACCAATATGAAAGATACTCTTGGTTACCTACTTTCATCACATTCCTTGTCATGCTTGGTGTGTCGGCGAAGCATTTGGCAAATGTGCCTTGGGGAGTTGGTCAGGCAGAAGCCGCCGGAGTGTTATCCTTCGGTGGAACCATATGGGGTTTTGCCATCGGTTGGTCTTCACTTTCAAGCGATTTCAATGTCTATATGCCAGCGGAAGCCAAGAGCTGGAAGGTTTTCGCCTGGACGTATACGGGATTGATCTTTCCTCTTGTGCTGGTTGAATGGCTCGGTGCTGCTATAGGTTGCGCTGCTTTGGTCGTCACCGACTGGAGTGACGCCTATCACGAGCATGAACTTGGTGGTCTTGTTGGTGCCGTATTCA TCCCTTCTATGCACAACGGAGGGAAGTTTTTCATGACTCTTCTAGTGCTATCTGTCGTCGCCAATAA TACCGTGAATGTGTACTCTATGGGTTTGAGTGTATCTGTGATTTCCAACTGGTTGGCTGCTATTCCTCGACTTGTGTGGCCATGCGTGATTACTGCCATTTATATCCCAGTAGCTATCGTGGGTGCAAGCTCATTTGCTACCTCTCTCGAAAACTTCCTCAACGTCCTCGGATACTGGCTTTCTATCTATGCTACTGTGGTAATTGAAGAacatttcatcttccgcaaAGGGCGGTATGAAAATTACGAAGCGGCCAGCACTTGGAACAGATCTGACAGATTGCCTGTGGGATTTGCCGCTATCGCTGCCGGCTGCTGTGGAGCTGCTGGTGCTGTTTTAGGCATGGCTCAGGCGTGGTTCACTGGTCCCA TTGGTAAAAAGGTCGGCGGCACGGCTGACCCGTCCGGTGGTGATATTGGATGGCTCTTAGCATTC GCCTTCACTGGTGTTACTTATCCTGCGTTCCGAGTACTCGAAAAGAAATGGCTCCGTCGATAA
- a CDS encoding hypothetical protein (HMMPfam hit to Biotin_carb_C, Biotin carboxylase C-terminal domain, score: 161.8, E(): 1.5e-45; HMMPfam hit to Biotin_lipoyl, Biotin-requiring enzyme, score: 85.9, E(): 9.8e-23; HMMPfam hit to CPSase_L_D2, Carbamoyl-phosphate synthase L chain, ATP binding domain, score: 315.9, E(): 5.9e-92; HMMPfam hit to CPSase_L_chain, Carbamoyl-phosphate synthase L chain, N-terminal domain, score: 166.4, E(): 5.8e-47) gives MRPIRGILINRGALAMPQYIKPHRLTRAHHMVAANRTPCGGQYSTVAQHGNLVHLFDGNTELKVGKRPFKKILIANRGEIACAIIRTARRLGIATVSVYSEADRNCQHVAMADEAYLIGPSPSSESYLKMEKILHIAKLTGAEAIHPGYGFLSESSDFAEKVRDAGLIFIGPSAEAIKSMGSKRESKEIMVAAGVPCVPGYHGADQSYDALLKGSQQTGYPLIIKPTHGGGGKGMRIVRDPLTLQDELLSAQREALKSFGNDEVLLERWLEKPRHVEVQVFGDQFGNCVALWERDCSVQRRHQKIIEEAPAPGLSPALKRDFAEKAVAAAKAINYVGAGTVEFIMDAETGEHFFMEMNTRLQVEHPVTEMITGMDLIEWQLSIAAGNPIPYTQDKIPCIGHAFEARIYAEKPEYNFLPDTGKLFHVRSPINTPHRLETGFQEGDEISSHYDPMIAKLVVHGKDRPQALSLLRSALAEYQIVGPSTNIEFLKSVAEHDDFAAGSVETSFIPSHHDELFPPRVVPQDILAQAAVFLVLRAESGQKSLAPAGPWASLVHRRFSDICTFSFRLDSEQVTVNPVESGYHVAIAGQDLYSQLIQSCVTSSTEFSAQIGPKKIQSTIIPIFVNGLEKLHIFSSSSHYVITHHPSPLEGIEGPQSLSSSGTGTLVSPMPATVIEVKVKKGDKVKENQVLCVLESMKMEINLRAERDGVVGEVRAEKGKGVEEGEILVLLEP, from the exons ATGCGACCCATAAGAGGTATTCTTATCAATCGGGGTGCTCTCGCAATGCCCCAATATATCAAACCCCACCGCCTCACCCGAGCGCATCATATGGTAGCGGCAAATCGGACACCCTGTGGCGGCCAATATTCTACTGTTGCTCAACATGGTAATTTGGTCCATCTTTTCGACGGCAATACCGAGCTGAAGGTCGGAAAACGTCCTTTCAAAAAGATCTTGATTGCCAACCG AGGAGAGATAGCATGCGCGATCATTCGTACCGCTCGACGATTGGGTATCGCTACTGTTTCAGTATACAGCGAAGCTGATCGAAACTGTCAACACGTTGCTATG GCTGACGAGGCATACCTCATCGGGCCTTCCCCAAGTTCGGAGAGCTAT CTCAAGATGGAAAAAATACTCCATATCGCAAAGCTCACCGGGGCAGAA GCAATACACCCAGGATACGGTTTTCTTTCAGAATCTTCAGACTTTGCAGAGAAAGTGAGAGATGCAGGTCTCATTTTTATCGGACCTTCAGCAGAAGCAATCAAGAGCATGGGCAGCAAACGTGAGAGTAAAGAGATTATGGTCG CGGCTGGTGTGCCATGCGTACC GGGATATCATGGGGCTGACCAATCTTACGATGCATTGCTCAAAGGCTCTCAGCAGACAGGTTACCCCCTTATTATCAAACCGACACACGGCGGAGGAGGCAAAGGAATGCGCATCGTTCGAGATCCTTTGACACTTCAAGATGAGCTCCTCTCTGCCCAACGTGAAGCACTGAAGAGTTTTGGAAATGATGAAGTCTTGCTGGAAAGGTGGTTGGAGAAACCAAGACACGTTGAAGTACAAGTATTCGGAGACCAATTTGGGAACTGCGTCGCGCTTTGGGAGAGGGACTGTTCAGTACAGAGAAGACACCAAA AAATCATTGAAGAAGCGCCAGCCCCAGGATTATCACCTGCGTTGAAACGGGACTTCGCAGAAAAGGCAGTAGCAGCAGCCAAAGCAATCAATTA TGTTGGGGCTGGGACAGTTGAATTTATCATGGATGCCGAGACGGGCGAGCACTTCTTCATGGAGAT GAATACCCGTTTACAGGTAGA ACACCCTGTCACAGAAATGATTACGGGTATGGATCTTATAGAATGGCAGCTTTCT ATCGCGGCCGGTAATCCTATTCCATACACCCAGGACAAGATCCCCTGCATCGGTCATGCGTTTGAAGCGCGAATCTACGCTGAAAAGCCCGAATA CAATTTTTTGCCAGACACTGGCAAGCTGTTCCATGTGCGTTCGCCAATTAATACACCACACCGGCTGGAGACAGGTTTCCAAGAAGGCGATGAAATCAGCTCCCATTATGACCCAATG ATTGCCAAACTTGTGGTTCATGGTAAAGATCGGCCTCAGGCTCTGTCGCTTTTACGATCGGCATTGGCGGAATATCAAATTGTTGGGCCCTCCACCAACATCGAGTTTCTCAAGTCAGTCGCCGAACACGATGACTTTGCAGCTGGGTCAGTCGAAACGAGTTTCATACCA TCACATCACGACGAGTTATTCCCACCACGAGTTGTCCCCCAGGACATCTTGGCACAAGCGGCGGTTTTTTTGGTTCTCCGAGCGGAATCAGGCCAGAAAAGTTTGGCACCTGCTGGGCCATGGGCATCCTTGGTGCACAGACGATTCAGTGACATCTGTACATTCTCATTTCGACTCGATTCGGAACAAGTCACCGTCAACCCGGTCGAATCTGGATATCATGTTGCAATTGCAGGTCAAGACTTGTACAGTCAGTTGATTCAAAGCTGCGTTACCTCTTCCACCGAGTTCAGTGCTCAAATAGGGCCCAAAAAGATACAAAGTACCATTATCCCTATCTTCGTAAATGGTCTTGAAAAATTGCATATCttttcgtcatcatcgCACTATGTAATCACGCACCATCCATCGCCTCTCGAGGGCATAGAAGGCCCGCAATCTTTGTCTTCCAGCGGTACGGGGACCCTCGTCTCGCCCATGCCTGCAACTGTCATCGAAGTGAAGGTCAAAAAGGGGGATAAAGTGAAGGAGAATCAAGTGTTGTGTGTGTTGGAAAgtatgaagatggagatcaATTTGAGAGCTGAAAGGGATGGGGTAGTGGGCGAAGTGAGGGCCGAAAAGGGTAAAGGtgttgaagagggagaaatTTTGGTACTGTTGGAACCATGA
- a CDS encoding hypothetical protein (HMMPfam hit to Na_H_Exchanger, Sodium/hydrogen exchanger family, score: 204.8, E(): 1.6e-58) produces MTAFHPFEVTAPHLAYTFLGGFVVIFGMVSLFVKEKLYVGEAPIATVVGIIIGPHCLNFFNPAGWGSGTQEVANDITLEFTRVVIAISVFAVGVELPKAYMKRHWRSLFFLLGPCMVWGWMVSALLIWGLIPDLTFLASLVVAAGVTPTDPILAQAVIGGKFADKHVPAHIRHLLSAESGSNDGAAFPFLYIALYLLLDASPGHAVGEWFYMTWAYEIILGIVIGAILGFCARKFMKFAERKRLVDRQSYVAQYVSLAVLSIGVTSLLGSDDLLSAFACGCAFAWDGFFNKATEDAVFSNVIDLLFNCAAFIYIGAIIPFNHFNDLPDLRVWRLVVLAILVLLVRRLPSIIVCYKFIPDIKTFREALFTGWFGPMGVGAVFISTLARSSLPEGEPEQNTEAVDRLKDVIMPVTLFLVLSSIVTHGMSIPFFSLGRRVHSITYTRSRNLSMDTRGDEPAWTTHARRIIPGQEIIVNRDDDEEGDLGVRRRDTLTSDSNGRITEKIEEEDSGESGESSSSRTRQGEMIEMIEKRSSSRHGSQASQGEAAEEGERWRSSRGGSPDLANDPETQREIEEGREEIEDKEGAGRRTPPLAKYREGNHLIVERKIRDSDEVEVEVIRNHFAENKKTESDRFNHPHRLKSRELDDLLHHLPKSLEHATSRVQDGGKDAVDRLGLGLMGIRTPEPSPPIESHGDSRHDHGYGLERTQSPEGLAGEGRDTEGGGDVSHGSDYEEDEANCEDVPDETPRQRRKRMKPPAIVVSRQNSAGPPKRSIRSRLFGRRQHSSNSPSRAEEGLAPPNHSLLAPSSSRSRPRNIAAEPESILAEDSRGVSSPSQPQNLAIPLTRTLSASRSSPAVRFADDASPSSETAPGQSNYGSNAPGFKKNPALAMYRSASVQSTGSNKDGPSVSFKEPEIKR; encoded by the exons ATGACTGCTTTCCACCCCTTTGAAGTCACTGCCCCCCATCTCGCATACACTTTCCTCGGCGGCTTTGTGGTCATCTTTGGCATGGTCAGTTTGTTTGTCAAGGAGAAGCTCTATGTCGGCGAAGCACCTATAGCGACTGTAGTCGGTATCATTATTGGTCCCCATTGCCTCAATTTTTTCAATCCTGCAGGATGGGGTAGCGGTACTCAGGAGGTCGCGAATGACATTACATTGGAATTCACTCGCGTTGTCATTGCTATATCCGTGTTTGCCGTCGGCGTTGAATTGCCCAAG GCGTACATGAAGAGGCACTGGCGatcgctcttcttccttctgggCCCGTGCATGGTGTGGGGATGGATGGTCTCCGCTCTCCTCATCTGGGGCCTGATACCGGATCTAACATTTCTCGCCTCGCTCGTGGTTGCGGCGGGCGTCACCCCTACAGATCCCATCTTGGCCCAGGCAGTCATCGGAGGCAAGTTCGCCGACAAACACGTTCCCGCCCACATCCgccacctcctctccgcAGAAAGTGGAAGTAACGACGGGGCcgcctttcccttcctgtACATCGCTCTCTACCTCCTACTCGATGCAAGCCCAGGCCATGCCGTCGGAGAATGGTTCTACATGACTTG GGCCTACGAGATTATACTTGGTATTGTCATTGGGGCCATCCTGGGATTTTGCGCGCGCAAGTTCATGAAATTCGCAGAGCGCAAACGTCTCGTTGATAGGCAGTCTTACGTCGCCCAGTATGTCAGTCTGGCAGTGCTGTCCATTG GCGTTACAAGTTTGCTCGGCAGTGACGATTTGCTTTCTGCTTTCGCTTGCGGTTGTGCTTTTGCATGGGA CGGTTTCTTCAACAAAGCTACGGAGGACGCGGTGTTCTCGAACGTTATtgatctccttttcaattGCGCCGCCTTCATCTATATCGGCGCTATCATTCCTTTCAATCATTTTAACGATCTGCCCGAT CTCCGAGTATGGCGATTGGTTGTGTTAGCTATCCTCGTCCTTCTAGTTCGTCGTCTGCCCTCTATAATAGTATGTTACAAGTTCATTCCCGATATCAAAACGTTCAGAGAAGCTCTTTTTACGGGATGGTTCG GGCCTATGGGTGTCGGTGCTGTATTCATCTCCACGCTTGCTCGGTCGTCTTTGCCAGAGGGGGAGCCTGAGCAGAATACAGAAGCAGTTGACCGCCTAAAAGACGTCATCATGCCCGTCACCTTATTTCTTGTGTTGTCTTCGATCGTAACTC ACGGCATGTCAATTCCATTTTTCTCTCTTGGTCGACGGGTCCATTCCATTACTTATACTCGATCACGAAATCTTTCCATGGACACGCGGGGCGACGAGCCTGCCTGGACAACTCATGCTCGGCGTATTATTCCAGGCCAGGAGATCATTGTCAATCGtgatgacgacgaagaaggcgatTTAGGTGTCAGACGGAGGGACACACTCACCAGCGATTCAAATGGTCGTATCACGGAAAagattgaggaagaagatagcGGAGAAAGCGGAGAAAGTAGCTCATCCCGAACAAGGCAGGGAGAAATGATTGAAATGATAGAAAAACGTAGTTCGTCTCGTCATGGTAGCCAGGCCAGCCAGGGCGAAGcggcggaggaaggagagaggtggagaagttcgagaggaggaagccCTGATCTCGCAAATGACCCTGAGACACAgagagagattgaagagggaagagaagagatcgAAGATAAGGAAGGAGCTGGTAGAAGAACGCCTCCGCTGGCCAAATACAGAGAAGGAAACCACCTCATTGTGGAGAGAAAAATCAGGGACAGTGACGAG GTTGAAGTCGAGGTCATCCGAAACCATTTCGCCGAAAATAAGAAAACGGAGAGTGACCGCTTCAATCATCCCCATCGCCTCAAGTCACGAGAGCTTGACGACTTGCTTCATCACCTGCCCAAAAGCCTCGAGCATGCTACTTCACGGGTTCAGGATGGCGGCAAAGATGCAGTTGATCGTCTCGGTCTGGGGCTGATGGGAATTAGAACTCCGGAACCGTCACCCCCAATTGAATCGCACGGCGACTCAAGACATGATCATGGCTATGGCTTGGAGAGGACGCAGAGTCCAGAGGGTCTTGCAGGGGAGGGCAGGGATACCGAGGGCGGGGGCGATGTGTCCCACGGGAGTGATtatgaagaggacgaggcCAACTGTGAGGATGTCCCGGACGAGACTCCCCggcaaaggaggaagagaatgaaaCCACCAGCAATTGTCGTCTCTCGGCAGAACAGCGCTGGGCCTCCAAAACGATCCATCCGCTCCAGGCTGTTTGGCCGACGACAACATTCTTCCAATTCGCCTTCCCGTGCCGAAGAAGGCTTGGCCCCTCCCAATCATTCCCTTCTCgctccatcctcatcccGTTCGCGTCCTCGGAACATTGCTGCAGAACCGGAGTCCATACTGGCAGAGGATTCGCGCGGAGTATCGTCACCTTCCCAACCGCAAAATCTTGCGATCCCTCTCACAAGGACCCTTTCAGCTAGCCGATCGTCGCCTGCGGTACGCTTCGCCGATGATGCCAGTCCTTCGTCCGAGACAGCGCCTGGCCAGTCAAATTATGGCTCCAACGCTCCAGGTTTCAAGAAGAATCCCGCTTTAGCCATGTATCGGTCGGCCAGTGTACAAAGTACAGGGTCCAACAAGGATGGGCCTAGCGTCTCTTTCAAAGAACCTGAAATCAAGCGTTAA
- a CDS encoding hypothetical protein (HMMPfam hit to TPR, TPR Domain, score: 164.1, E(): 2.9e-46): protein MPPLPTAPPASIPTPSASVSATPPPSSFLTRTQKFLEENQRLILLGCAVLAATGAGYYLYSRPDKSSPSTSTTAASKKNKKKKKKGGEKKDDKYLKNEGDRGPLLEEIQPQAVKEDDSEEAIHLQGVPDQKELEGMSESARNELGATLKDRGNKLYSKKSFQKAIECYTKAIEVSVKKVAVFYSNRAACYGNLTPPDYEKCVADCNEAIKLDRTYTKALKRRATAFENLNRNEEAVRDFTAVTIIERFQDDQASAAVERCLKKLASSRAAEILSKREANLPSPTFISAYLAAFRPHPKPALPENPSQGDLTLSLAFDALEAADYPHALTYAAESIEQGISSKKGEAEAYNLRGTFKFLMGNAEGARDDLQKSLDIDSGFVQSWVKIASVHMELGDPATAFGDFEAAIRHDADNPDIYYHRGQVYFITQEFDKALADYTKSVQLDSSFIFPHIQTAVCQYKMGNVGSSMASFRRILREFPDRGEASNYYGEILLDQQKFSESLDRFDKSIELDKERKPRNVLPFVNKALALFQWKQDIAGAEALCKEALEIDPDCDVAVATLAQLSLQQGKIDEAIKWFEKSAQLARTEGELINAITYEHASKAQVHFLKTYPEFAERLSQIAQAA, encoded by the exons ATGCCTCCTTTGCCCACCGCTCCCCCTGCCTCAATTCCCACACCTTCTGCTTCTGTGTCTGCTACACCACCACCCAGTTCTTTTCTGACCCGCACTCAGAAGTTTCTCGAAGAAAATCAGCGACTCATCCTGCTTGGTTGCGCTGTCTTAGCTGCCACTGGTGCTGGCTACTACCTGTACTCCCGACCGGACAAGTCCTCGCCCTCTACTTCGACCACAGCTGCATcaaaaaagaacaagaagaagaagaagaaaggtggcgagaagaaggatgataaGTACTTGAAAAATGAAGGCGACCGAGGACCTCTGCTGGAGGAGATACAACCTCAGGCcgtcaaggaagatgacTCGGAGGAGGCTATCCATCTTCAAGGAGTTCCTGATCAAAAGGAACTTGAAGGCATGAGCGAATCTGCTAGAAATGAGCTCGGTGCTACTTTGAAGGACAGAGGAAATAAACTCTACTCTAAGAAGAGTTTCCAAAAGGCCATTGAGTGCTACACCAAAGCAATTGAAGTGTcggtgaagaaggttgcAGTTTTTTACTCAAACCGTGCCGCTT GTTACGGCAATCTCACTCCTCCCGACTATGAAAAATGCGTGGCGGATTGCAACGAAGCAATCAAGCTCGACCGTACGTATACAAAAGCTTTGAAGCGACGTGCTACTGCCTTCGAAAATTTGAACCGCAATGAAGAGGCCGTTAGGGACTTCACTGCTGTGACCATCATCGAGCGTTTCCAGGACGACCAAGCTTCTGCTGCCGTCGAACGTTGCCTCAAGAAACTTGCTAGCAGCCGCGCAGCTGAGATCCTTAGCAAGCGCGAAGCTaaccttccttcacctACTTTTATATCAGCGTACCTTGCTGCGTTCCGACCCCACCCAAAGCCAGCTCTTCCTGAGAACCCCAGCCAGGGTGATCTGACTCTCTCGTTGGCCTTCGATGCTCTTGAGGCGGCGGATTATCCTCACGCACTGACATACGCGGCGGAATCTATCGAGCAAGGCATCAGCTCTAAGAAGGGCGAGGCTGAGGCCTACAACTTACGAGGGACCTTTAAATTCTTGATGGGCAATGCTGAGGGCGCCAGAGATGACTTGCAGAAGAGTTTGGATATTGATTCCGGTTTTGTTCAAAGTTGGGTCAAGATTGCCAGTGTCCACATGGAATTGG GCGATCCTGCGACGGCCTTTGGTGACTTTGAGGCTGCAATCCGACATGATGCCGACAATCCCGATATTTACTACCACCGTGGCCAAG TGTACTTCATCACTCAGGAATTCGACAAGGCCCTAGCAGACTATACCAAGTCTGTTCAACTTGACAGCAGCTTCATTTTCCCTCATATACAGACAGCGGTATGTCAGTATAAGATGGGCAACGTTGGATCTAGTATGGCGTCGTTTAGGAGGATCCTTCGAGAATTCCCTGATCGAGGAGAAGCAAGCAACTATTA TGGTGAAATTCTTCTTGACCAGCAGAAATTCTCTGAATCGTTGGACCGTTTTGATAAATCCATCGAGCTTGACAAGGAGCGCAAGCCTCGCAACGTTCTTCCTTTTGTCAACAAGGCTCTCGCCCTTTTCCAATGGAAGCAAGACATTGCTGGTGCTGAGGCCCTCTGCAAGGAAGCACTGGAGATCGATCCAGACTGCGATGTTGCCGTCGCTACATTGGCGCAATTGAGCTTGCAGCAGGGTAAGATCGATGAAGCAATTAAATGGTTTGAAAAGAGTGCTCAGCTGGCTCGGACTGAGGGTGAATTGATAAATGCCATTACAT ATGAACACGCAAGCAAAGCTCAGGTGCACTTCCTCAAGACTTATCCAGAATTCGCAGAAAGACTTAGCCAGATTGCTCAAGCTGCTTAA